In the Aridibaculum aurantiacum genome, CGGAAGGCAGCCTTGATACCTTCAACAAGCTTTGTTATATCAAGCAAGGACAGCATGCTGTTCAACACCTGTTTGAAGTAGGTGCAGGGTTAGAATCGCAAATCTTAGGTGATTATGAAATCATAGGGCAAATAAAGCAAGCGGTAAAGTTTGCAAAGCAGAATGGTTTTGTAGGTGCTTTTCTTGAGCGACTGGTGAATTCTGTGATTGCTTCTACGAAGGAGATCAAGAACCAGACTGCATTAAGCGGTGGAACTGTTTCTGTTTCATTTGCTGCTGTTCAGTATATCAAGAAGCACGTAACTGACATCCAGAATAAAAAGATCGTGTTACTGGGCATTGGTAAGATTGGCCGCAACACCTGCAAGAACATTGTAGATTATCTAAATACTACCAACGTTACCCTCATCAATAGAACAGAAGAGAAGGCAGCTTTGCTTGCATCAGAAATAGGTGTGAAGCATGCACCATTCTGGAAACTTTCGCAGGAACTGCACAGTGCGGATATTATACTAGTAGCTACCAATGCAGCTGAGCCTACTATTCTTAAAACCCATGTAGAAGGACAAGGCGAAAAATTGATCATCGATCTTTCTATTCCTTACAACGTGGAAAGGGCGGCCCAAGAACTAAAGAATGTAACGCTGGTAAATGTAGATGAGCTTAGCAAACTAAAGGATGAGACACTGAAGAAGAGAGTGAAGGAAGTGCCTAAAGCAAAGAACATCCTTTCTGCACATATGCAAGAGTTTATTGACTGGAGCGATATGCGTAAACATGCGCCTGCTCTTAAAGCACTAAAGCTTAAGCTGAACAACATGCAGAACTGTGAATTGTATACATCTTGTCATCATACATATCCTGCGGTTACCACCACTACTGCTATCGTTGCCAGCCAGGAATATGCAATCAAAAAAGTGCTTAGCACTACTGCTGTGAAGATGCGCCAGACCAACCAACCAGGTTGTACATTCATCGAGGCCATCAACGATTTCATCACACACAGAAATTAAAATGCAGAAGGTATTTAGAATTGGCACCAGGGATAGCCAGTTAGCCGTTTGGCAGGCCACCCTGGTAAAGGACCTATTGTCGCAGCATGGATATGCTGCTGAACTCGTTTATATAAAAAGCGAAGGTGATATAGACCTGCAGACACCGTTGTATGAAATAGGTGTTCAAGGTATTTTTACCCGCAGCCTTGATATTGCCATGCTGGAAGGTCGGATAGACATTGCAGTACACAGCATGAAAGATGTACCCACTCAACTTCCTAAAGGAATAGTGCAGGCAGCAGTACTAAAGCGTGCTTCTTATAAAGACCTTTTTGTTTATAAAAATGATCTTGATTTTCTGAACGATCCTTCCGCTACGGCTGTTATTGCTACGAGCAGTATCAGGCGCCAGGCGCAGTGGCTTCACAAGTTCCCTAATCACACCATTGAAAATTTGCGCGGTAATGTAAATACGAGGCTGAGGAAGGTGGATGAGAGCAACTGGCAGGGAGCAATTTTCGCAGCTGCGGGATTAGAGCGCATCGATCTTCGCCCTGAAAAAAGCATAGAACTGGATTGGATGTTGCCTGCCCCGGCGCAAGGTGCTATCATGGTTGTTTGTAAAGAAGAAGATGCAGAAGCAATTAAGGCTTGTGCCAATTTTCACGATGAAGAAACGGCTACTTGTACAAAGGCAGAAAGAGATTTTTTGCGTGCATTAATGGGTGGATGTTCAATGCCTATCAGTGCGCTTGCTGAAGTAAAAGATGGTGCATTGGTTTTTGAAGGCAACATACTATCTGTAGATGGCAAAGACAAAGTAGAAGTAAAACGCGTTGTACCACTTGTTGCTGCTGCCAATGTAGGTAATGAAGCAGCAAATGAATTGCTTGAAAATGGCGGCCAAGCCATAGTAGAAGCTATTCGCAATGAAGGAAAATAAGATCAACATATTAACTACACGACCACTGGCACAACCACTGGTAGAGTATGCAGTGGAGCAAGGTGTAGCCATTGATGTGAAGTCATTCATCGACACAAAGCTAAATATAAATGAACCCACTGCACGTAGGATAAAACAACTTGCAAGTAAAGAGGCAACAGTTGTTTTTACCAGCATGAATGCTGCCGAAGCAGTAATAAGGTCTTTGGAAGTTTTGGGTGCCGATCCGGAATGGATCATCTATACATTAGGAGGTGTTACCAGCACCATTATTGAACAATATTTTACTGCCAGCGAAATCTTTTCAGAAGCTATCAATGCTACACAGCTAGCGGAGAATATTATTCTGAATGAAGAAGAGGAGGTGTTCTTCTTTTGTGGCAAACAACGACGGGATGAGTTGCCTGTTATGCTGCAAGAAAAGCATATTAAAGTGGAAGAACTGGTAGTTTATGAAACAATAGAGACACCGGTAAAAGTGAAGAAAACCTACGATGGAATATTGTTCTTTAGCCCAAGTGCGGTGAAGAGTTTTTTCTCTGTAAATACAGTAGGTGAAAGTGCAATATTGTTTGCAATTGGCGCTACTACTGCTGCTGCACTGAGGAAGCAATCGGGTAATAAGATCCTGGTGAGTGATCATCCTAATAAAGAATACCTGGCTAAGATGGCTATAGATCATTTACGGAAAACAGCCAGCTAAAGAACACAACTCTAGGCAACTAATAATGCAACTGTAAACTATGACACAACTAAAAAACGACCTTGTACTACGTGCTCTTAAAGGAGAACAAACTGAGCGTGTGCCGGTATGGATGATGCGCCAGGCAGGTCGCTATCTGCCCGATTATTTAAAGCTGAAAGCAAAATATGATTTCTTTACGCGTGTAGAAACGCCAGAACTGGCAACAGAGATCACTTTGCAACCCATAGACCAGGTAGGCGTAGATGCTGCCATTATTTTCTCTGATATATTGGTTATTCCACAAGCAATGGGTGTAGAGGTGTTGATGGAAGAAGGCAAAGGACCATCGCTGCCAAACGTGATAAAGAACCAACAAGATATTGATGCGCTGGTGACAGAAGGTGTAGAAGAAAGTTTAAAATATGTTACAGATGCATTGTCGCTAACAAAGAAGGAACTGAATGGACGCGTGCCGCTTATTGGTTTTGCTGGTGCGCCATGGACCATTTTATGCTATATGGTAGAAGGCAAGGGCAGCAAAACATGGGATAAAGCAAAACAGTTCGCTTATACCGAACCAAAGCTTGCGCACCAGTTGCTGCAGAAGATAACTGACATTACCATCAACTACCTGAAGGCACAAGTGAAAGCTGGCGCTGATTTAGTCCAGGTATTTGACAGTTGGGCTGGTTCTCTTAGTCCCGCTGACTTTGGTACATTCTCTAAGCCTTACCTGGTACAGATTGCAGAAGCTGTGGCAACCGATGCACCAGTTATTTTATTTCCAAAAGGTACATGGCATGCAATAGAAGACCTAAGTAAAACAGCTGCATCTGGTATTGGTATAGATTGGACTATCACGCCTCAACAAGCCCGTGCATTTGCTGGTGATCGTGTAGCCTTACAAGGCAATTTTGATCCTGCAAAACTACTGGCACCTATACCCCAGATAAAGCAGTGGGTAAATGAAATGCTTGATGGCTTCGGCACCCAGCGCTACATTGCCAACTTAGGTCATGGCATTACACCAAATGTGCCTGTAGATCATGCTAAAGCATTTGTAGAGGCGGTGAAGGAATATCAAATTAAAAATTAAAAATGCAAAATGTAAAAGGGGCTGCTCTTTTACATTTTGCATTTTACATTTTGCATTATGTCATTTAAAGAAGAATGGATCTCATTCATCCACCAACTGCAGGACGACATCTGTACCGCATTGGAGCAGGCAGATGGTAAGGCAAAGTTCGTAGAGGATAAATGGGAGCGTGCAGAAGGTGGTGGTGGTAAAACACGCGTGATAGCAAATGGTGATGTGTTTGAAAAAGGAGGCGTGAATACTTCTATTGTTTTTGGTGAGGTGACGGATGTAATGCGGAAACAACTCAAGATTAACGGGCATTCATGGTTTGCTTGTGGACTGAGCTTAGTCATTCATCCATTCAATCCATTTGTTCCTACAGTGCATGCCAACTACCGCATGTTTGAGTTGTACAATGAAACAGGTGAAGTGATTGACCGTTGGTTTGGTGGGGGTACTGATCTTACCCCTTATTATCTTTTTGAAGAAGATGCCATACACTTTCACCAGGCATATAAAAATGCCTGCGACAAGTTTCACTCAAAGTTCTATTACTCTTTTAAATTGGAGTGTGATGACTACTTTGTAAACTACCACCGCAACAATGAACGCCGTGGTATAGGTGGTATTTTCTACGATCACCAGCGTCCTGATGCAGGCATGGATGTCAACTTCTGGATGAACTTTGCCAAAGAGTGTGGCTATGCTTTTATGGATGCTTATGTGCCGATAGTGGAGAAGAGAAAATCAACACCTTTCACAGAAGCTAATAAGCATTGGCAAGAGATAAGAAGAGGTCGCTATGTGGAGTTCAATCTTGTACACGACAGGGGCACCATCTTCGGACTAAAAACAAACGGCAGAACAGAAAGCATATTGATGAGCCTGCCACCTACAGTTCGATTTGAATATAATTACCAACCAGAACCTAACAGTGAAGAAGATAAACTGCTGCAGGTATGTTTACATCCAAGACAATGGATACCGCAGCCGGTGAGTGATGAAGAAAGGCTGGATTGGGAGAGAGGCACAAATATTTGTTGATTTCGATATTTAGAGATTTTGAGATTTGACAGTATATTCTGGCTAAACTCATATAATGACTAAATATGAATTGCAGGCTAGAACAAAAAAGTTTAATGTAGATGTGACTAAACTTTGTAGCCTGTTTCCGAAAAATGCTGCAGGATTTGAAACAGCGAAACAACTTATTCGTTCTGCCGGATCGGTTGGAGCAAACTATAGGGCAGCTTGTAGAGGAAAATCAAGTGCTGATTTTATTTATAAAATTGAAGTAGTGCTGGAAGAGGCGGATGAGTCTCTTTATTGGTTGCAGGTTTCGAAAGAAGCTGTGCTTGTACCTGTTGATAGCGATGTTGATAATCTTATTAATGAAGCTACTGAGCTTGTAAAGATCTTCAACGCAACGGATTTGACTGCCAAAAAGAATAGGGTTGAAAAAGAGCCCAAAATCACTAAATCTCAAAATCAGAAATAACGAGATGTATTTACAAAGACGAAACCGTATACTGCGTGCAACACCTGCCATTCGTGCAATGGTTGCTGAAACTATAGTTACACCCAATGATTTTATTGCTCCGCTGTTCATTGATGAAGGAGAGAATGTAAAGACGGAGATCGCTTCAATGCCGAGCTACTATCGCAATAGCATTGATAACACTGTAAAAGAGGTGAAGGAATTGTGGAGTATTGGTATTAAATGCGTGCTGTTGTTCATTAAGTGTAGGGATGAACTGAAGGACAATACGGGTAAAGAAGCGTGGAACCCTGATGGATTAATGCAACGCAGCATCAAAGCCATCAAAGATGCAGTGCCGGAGATGTACGTGATGACGGATGTTGCGCTTGATCCTTATTCTTCTTATGGTCATGATGGGATAGTGGAAAATGGTGAGATAGTAAATGATCCTACGGTAAAGGCATTGGTAAAGATGAGTATCAGTCATGCGCAGGCGGGTGCTGATATGGTAGCACCCAGCGATATGATGGATGGCCGCATTGGCGCCATACGTGAGGGGTTTGAAAAAGCTGGTTTCACTAAAACAGGTATCATGGCATACAGTGCTAAATATGCTTCTTGTTTTTATGGTCCTTTCAGAGATGCTCTCGATAGTGCGCCCGGCTTTGGTGATAAGAAGACATACCAGATGGATCCTGCAAACAGAACAGAGGCAATCAAAGAAGCATTGATGGACGTAGAAGAAGGTGCAGACATAGTGATGGTTAAGCCGGGTCTTCCTTACCTGGACATATTGCGTGAAGTAAAGAATGCAGTAGATGTACCTGTAAGCGTTTACAATATCAGCGGAGAATATG is a window encoding:
- the hemA gene encoding glutamyl-tRNA reductase, whose product is MSAAHSISQFFIAGINYKKTDASIRGQFAINSDQYKKILAIASSRNMAEFFILSTCNRTEIYGFAEDATKLVELLCSETEGSLDTFNKLCYIKQGQHAVQHLFEVGAGLESQILGDYEIIGQIKQAVKFAKQNGFVGAFLERLVNSVIASTKEIKNQTALSGGTVSVSFAAVQYIKKHVTDIQNKKIVLLGIGKIGRNTCKNIVDYLNTTNVTLINRTEEKAALLASEIGVKHAPFWKLSQELHSADIILVATNAAEPTILKTHVEGQGEKLIIDLSIPYNVERAAQELKNVTLVNVDELSKLKDETLKKRVKEVPKAKNILSAHMQEFIDWSDMRKHAPALKALKLKLNNMQNCELYTSCHHTYPAVTTTTAIVASQEYAIKKVLSTTAVKMRQTNQPGCTFIEAINDFITHRN
- a CDS encoding four helix bundle protein, whose product is MTKYELQARTKKFNVDVTKLCSLFPKNAAGFETAKQLIRSAGSVGANYRAACRGKSSADFIYKIEVVLEEADESLYWLQVSKEAVLVPVDSDVDNLINEATELVKIFNATDLTAKKNRVEKEPKITKSQNQK
- a CDS encoding uroporphyrinogen-III synthase, producing the protein MKENKINILTTRPLAQPLVEYAVEQGVAIDVKSFIDTKLNINEPTARRIKQLASKEATVVFTSMNAAEAVIRSLEVLGADPEWIIYTLGGVTSTIIEQYFTASEIFSEAINATQLAENIILNEEEEVFFFCGKQRRDELPVMLQEKHIKVEELVVYETIETPVKVKKTYDGILFFSPSAVKSFFSVNTVGESAILFAIGATTAAALRKQSGNKILVSDHPNKEYLAKMAIDHLRKTAS
- the hemC gene encoding hydroxymethylbilane synthase; amino-acid sequence: MQKVFRIGTRDSQLAVWQATLVKDLLSQHGYAAELVYIKSEGDIDLQTPLYEIGVQGIFTRSLDIAMLEGRIDIAVHSMKDVPTQLPKGIVQAAVLKRASYKDLFVYKNDLDFLNDPSATAVIATSSIRRQAQWLHKFPNHTIENLRGNVNTRLRKVDESNWQGAIFAAAGLERIDLRPEKSIELDWMLPAPAQGAIMVVCKEEDAEAIKACANFHDEETATCTKAERDFLRALMGGCSMPISALAEVKDGALVFEGNILSVDGKDKVEVKRVVPLVAAANVGNEAANELLENGGQAIVEAIRNEGK
- the hemF gene encoding oxygen-dependent coproporphyrinogen oxidase, producing MSFKEEWISFIHQLQDDICTALEQADGKAKFVEDKWERAEGGGGKTRVIANGDVFEKGGVNTSIVFGEVTDVMRKQLKINGHSWFACGLSLVIHPFNPFVPTVHANYRMFELYNETGEVIDRWFGGGTDLTPYYLFEEDAIHFHQAYKNACDKFHSKFYYSFKLECDDYFVNYHRNNERRGIGGIFYDHQRPDAGMDVNFWMNFAKECGYAFMDAYVPIVEKRKSTPFTEANKHWQEIRRGRYVEFNLVHDRGTIFGLKTNGRTESILMSLPPTVRFEYNYQPEPNSEEDKLLQVCLHPRQWIPQPVSDEERLDWERGTNIC
- the hemE gene encoding uroporphyrinogen decarboxylase, which gives rise to MTQLKNDLVLRALKGEQTERVPVWMMRQAGRYLPDYLKLKAKYDFFTRVETPELATEITLQPIDQVGVDAAIIFSDILVIPQAMGVEVLMEEGKGPSLPNVIKNQQDIDALVTEGVEESLKYVTDALSLTKKELNGRVPLIGFAGAPWTILCYMVEGKGSKTWDKAKQFAYTEPKLAHQLLQKITDITINYLKAQVKAGADLVQVFDSWAGSLSPADFGTFSKPYLVQIAEAVATDAPVILFPKGTWHAIEDLSKTAASGIGIDWTITPQQARAFAGDRVALQGNFDPAKLLAPIPQIKQWVNEMLDGFGTQRYIANLGHGITPNVPVDHAKAFVEAVKEYQIKN
- the hemB gene encoding porphobilinogen synthase produces the protein MYLQRRNRILRATPAIRAMVAETIVTPNDFIAPLFIDEGENVKTEIASMPSYYRNSIDNTVKEVKELWSIGIKCVLLFIKCRDELKDNTGKEAWNPDGLMQRSIKAIKDAVPEMYVMTDVALDPYSSYGHDGIVENGEIVNDPTVKALVKMSISHAQAGADMVAPSDMMDGRIGAIREGFEKAGFTKTGIMAYSAKYASCFYGPFRDALDSAPGFGDKKTYQMDPANRTEAIKEALMDVEEGADIVMVKPGLPYLDILREVKNAVDVPVSVYNISGEYAMIKAAAKMGWINEERAILETLTSFKRAGADLIATYFAKDAAKLF